A single Vulpes lagopus strain Blue_001 chromosome 3, ASM1834538v1, whole genome shotgun sequence DNA region contains:
- the LOC121486382 gene encoding KH domain-containing protein 3-like, with product MATPRRFPTLVHLEQREGTLFTVLGNLTKRPYWFHIEYLKNPKTVHLEAWLVEAIFGRGAEYIPHVECVSQTLLHVNQWDPEGEAEIFIFGRPDYQKHVSKMIMNLADYRRRLRAQRTELGSEKAPALDAVTQRTLDAPREAATQGSPRAAREAATQGSPRATREAATQGSPSAVAREAATQRSPDATQGVVTGL from the coding sequence ATGGCCACTCCCAGGCGGTTTCCGACGCTCGTGCAtttggagcagagagaggggacgCTATTCACGGTGCTCGGTAACCTCACCAAGCGGCCCTACTGGTTCCACATTGAGTACCTAAAGAATCCGAAGACAGTTCATCTCGAGGCATGGCTAGTTGAAGCGATCTTCGGCCGAGGAGCAGAGTACATTCCGCACGTGGAGTGTGTGTCGCAGACCCTACTCCACGTTAATCAGTGGGACCCCGAGGGCGAGGCCGAGATCTTTATATTTGGTCGGCCTGATTACCAGAAACATGTATCCAAGATGATCATGAATTTGGCTGACTATCGTCGCCGACTCCGGGCACAAAGAACGGAACTGGGCTCAGAGAAGGCCCCTGCCCTGGATGCAGTGACCCAGCGGACCCTCGACGCTCCCCGCGAGGCGGCGACCCAGGGGTCCCCGAGGGCGGCCCGCGAGGCGGCGACCCAGGGGTCCCCGAGGGCGACCCGCGAGGCGgcgacccaggggtcccccagcGCGGTGGCCCGGGAGGCGGCGACCCAACGATCTCCTGACGCTACCCAGGGTGTGGTTACCGGGTTATGA